In the genome of Plasmodium yoelii strain 17X genome assembly, chromosome: 14, one region contains:
- a CDS encoding PIR protein produces the protein MDARLCRRFGHLINYLPDELGTSPSLKFNTLGKVMNYCSNGESKGAECKTDIDQIKAGFIWLFEQNIVSRISNLSKDQPKVFIVYITIWLSYMLNLKGVTEFKNMNEIYTKHIENNMHHINCKKTDNDCNNSLKEKTEYNSFNELIESNKCLMKFDINDMSKFYNGFKSLCKMHIECNVNKSKCTECLQIAEEFVKKYEKLNEDPNNIDNSSYSQMLSTLSADYDNFKKKYDDAQNCKSSPLPTIEKKKIIVKDFEQIPEKTPEKTPEQSYEVTSSSSSISKNLFIVLSIFGAIGFFLGISYKLKKKEENGSLIYDSKINSD, from the exons atgGATGCTCGCCtg tgtagAAGGTTTGGtcatttgataaattatttaccCGATGAATTAGGTACTTCTCCAagtttaaaatttaatactTTAGGGAAAGTTATGAATTATTGCTCTAATGGAGAATCAAAGGGAGCAGAATGTAAGACTGATATCGATCAGATTAAGGCAGGATTTATATGGTTATTTGAACAAAATATTGTTAGTAGGATTAGTAATTTAAGTAAAGATCAACCTAAAGTGTTTATTGTATACATTacgatatggttaagttatatgttaaacctaaagGGTGTTACAGAGTTTAAGAATATGAATGAAATTTATACTAaacatatagaaaataatatgcacCATATTAATTGTAAAAAGACTGATAATGATTGTAATAATtcattaaaagaaaaaacagAATATAATAGTTTTAATGAGTTAATAGAATCAAACAAATGCTTAATGAAATTTGATATTAATGATATGTCTAAGTTTTATAATGGATTTAAATCATTGTGTAAAATGCATATTGAATGTAATGTAAACAAGTCAAAATGCACAGAATGTTTACAAATAGCTGaagaatttgttaaaaaatatgaaaaacttaATGAAGATCCTAATAATATTGATAACAGTTCATATAGTCAAATGCTGTCTACTTTATCAgctgattatgataattttaaaaagaaatatgATGATGCTCAAAATTGCAAATCATCACCCCTTCCAAcgatagaaaaaaaaaaaattattgtaaAAGATTTTGAACAAATTCCTGAAAAAACTCCTGAAAAAACTCCTGAACAAAGTTATGAAgttacatcatcaagttcgtcgatatcAAAGAActtatttatagttttatcgatatttggtgcaataggattttttttaggaatttcttataag ttaaaaaaaaaagaagaaaatggatcattaatatatgattcgaagattaatagtgattga